The genomic segment CGGCTTGGACAGGACGTCGAAGGCGCCCAGGTCCAGCGCCGTCTTCAGCAGCGGCTCTTCCTGACTGGCGGTCAGCATGATGACGCCGCCGGCAAACTTGTTCTTGACCAGCCGCCGCAGCACCTCCACCCCGTTGATATCCGGCATGTAAATGTCCAGCAGCACGAGATCGGGCGGTTCCTGTTTCACGCTCGCCAGCGCCGCCTCTCCGCCGTAGGCGGTCTTGACCCGGTATCCGCGCCGTTGCAAGAACTCGCCCACGAGGTCGCAAATCTCCCGTTCGTCGTCCACGATAAGAATCGTCGCAGGCTTGGGCTCGACGCCGGCCGGAGCCACGGAAGCCGGAGCCGCCTTGGCCGGCTTGCCGACTTCCTGCAACGCGCGGTTGACGGCCTGCATGATCACATCCATTTTGAGCCGCTTGCGCAGGACGTCGAGGACGCCCATCTCGCGGGCGCGGTTCTCGACGTCGGCGGTGACATCGCCCGTCACCACCACGACCGGCAAGCGGGGATCACGAGCTTTCAGCTTCGCCAGGGCGTCGAGTCCGGACAGGCCCAGCAGCACCAAGTCCAGAAGCACAACGGCCGGCTGCCGCTCGTCGAAGCGTTGCACCGTCTCCTCGCCGGTTCGCGCAATCACGATCTCGTGCCCATAGGCGCTCAACACGTTCTTCAGCGTCTGACTAAACCGGTGATCCGCATTCGCAATCAGAATCGTCGCCATGCTTTTCCTCCATGGATTATTGCCAGAATTGCCAGGATTGTCGGAATCCGTCAATCCTGGCAATCGTCAATTCTTCTGAATCGTCAATGATTCAATTCCTCAGAAACCGGCAGCCGGACGATACCGGTCGCGCCCCGGCCACGTCGAGCTCGCCGGTCGCCGTCTCCTTCAGCCCCATTATGATCGGCCCGACGGTCCGGTCACGGGGACACCGGTTTTGCGGGAGGGGCGCCCATTTGTTCCTGAAGCTTTTTGTGTCGCTCCGATGCTTTCCTGACCCCTCCGACCGCCTGTATGTAGCTGTCCTTGGCCGTGATCCGTTCAGCCGTCCGGTAGGCCTGCTCCGCCCGGTCGAATTGATTGCCGAGTTCGTATCCGATACCCAAATCGTACCAGGCTGAAGGGTTCTCCGGATCGTGCTTGGTGACCGATTCCCATTGGGCCACGGCCTCGTCCAGACGATCCGCCTTCACATAGTCGATCCCTCGCTTAATGTCGGCGTCGCCGAACAACCATCCGCCGTTTTCAAACTCCCGCGCCACCGTCACCCGATGCGGCTGAATCTGGTTGATGAACCTGGTGACAACGGTCTCCGTGAGCAGCCCGAGGATCTCGCTTTCTCCCTTGTCCGGTCCGGAGGCCGCGGCGGTGTCGTAGAGATAACTGGCGGACTCTTCCCGGCCCGTCAGGACCGCCGCCGTGTCCGCCACCACCACCCGGTACGAGGCCGTCACCGTCCCCGTTCGGCGGTGATGATGCTCCTCGACCGGGACTTCCTCATAGACCGGCATGTCATTGCACCGCTGTTGCTTCTTGCCGTCTTTCTCGACGGTGTAACAATTTTTTCGCACTTGCCCGGTATCCCGGCGTTGCATCACGGTGCGGGTATAGGGTTCCGTCTTGGCCGCATAGGCCGACACGGTTCCCACCAGGAGGGCATCGACCCCCAAGGCCTTGCCCGCCTTGGCCGCCATCCGTTCGTCGACGACCCC from the Nitrospirota bacterium genome contains:
- a CDS encoding response regulator; the encoded protein is MATILIANADHRFSQTLKNVLSAYGHEIVIARTGEETVQRFDERQPAVVLLDLVLLGLSGLDALAKLKARDPRLPVVVVTGDVTADVENRAREMGVLDVLRKRLKMDVIMQAVNRALQEVGKPAKAAPASVAPAGVEPKPATILIVDDEREICDLVGEFLQRRGYRVKTAYGGEAALASVKQEPPDLVLLDIYMPDINGVEVLRRLVKNKFAGGVIMLTASQEEPLLKTALDLGAFDVLSKPVDLDQVEMAVMVKLMLNAPD
- a CDS encoding tetratricopeptide repeat protein → MKSGRHSGLVHGVTLLALGLVAAGLSACATTRLEFSVMVPAEVNLKAKGVRSLAVTAVDGPEDSEDKISALLTAKLAEGQFFTVVEREKLLALEQEQALGMLGVVDERMAAKAGKALGVDALLVGTVSAYAAKTEPYTRTVMQRRDTGQVRKNCYTVEKDGKKQQRCNDMPVYEEVPVEEHHHRRTGTVTASYRVVVADTAAVLTGREESASYLYDTAAASGPDKGESEILGLLTETVVTRFINQIQPHRVTVAREFENGGWLFGDADIKRGIDYVKADRLDEAVAQWESVTKHDPENPSAWYDLGIGYELGNQFDRAEQAYRTAERITAKDSYIQAVGGVRKASERHKKLQEQMGAPPAKPVSP